TTTGTACTCCAGATTGAAGAAGGCGTCGATCATGGAGAGGTTGAGGGACTTCCCGAAGCGTCTGGGTCTTGTGAAGAGGAAGACCTTGGACCTGTCGTTGACGATATCCGAGACCAGTTCGGACTTGTCTACGAAATAATATCCCCCTTCGCGGATCTCCCTGAAATCGTCCACACCGCCGGGGATCGCCAACAACCTGCCTTCCCCCTTCATGAATGCATATGTCATTTCATGAGTTATAAACATGATTCCTATGGAGGAGATGTACTGTCCCCTTCATGGGGCCCCCATGTTCTCAGCACAATGTGCCAGATGGAGAATTCCCACGTCTGATGACATCGCCTTGTGCGGACCCCCACGCACTCTTCGCCGTACCTTCCACACGGTCGGGATCCGGACTTACGGACCCATAGGCTCGTCCGAGACCGGGGCCAGTATCCTCTCGACGGCGACACCGCCGGAGGTGCAGAGACATCTCCCGCCCTCGGCGTCGGTGACCGAGTCGTACCTCTCCGGATACAGGGGCTCCCCGTCCATGCCGATGTGGAACCATCCCTTCCCGTCCCTGACGGCCGCGACGCCTTCGCGGTATCCCCTGACCTCGCGGAACCACCTGTTGTGGAGGAGGTCCCCGAAGTCCGTCACGAAGGTGGCGCCGACCCCCTCGACGGCTACAGGGGCCACCCCGTCCCTGAAATCGCCCGCCCAGTCGTATGTCCGGCCGTACACCGGATAGCCGTCGGCGCGGACGTGGCGGAAATACCCGCGGGAGTCGACGAGGAGGCTCTTGCCGTCGCTCGGGGGGCCCGCCCACACGATGTCGCCGGGGGCGGAGAACCTCACCTCGGGGAGGGGACCTGAGGGCGGGAGGACGACCCTGCGGGGAGGGGATGCGGGGGAGATGTCCGCCGCGGGAAGGGGGCCGGCATAAGGGTGCTCCTCCCCCTCCCACACCACGTACGTCTCCTCCCCCCGCCTGCACACCAGGATCCCGTCCAGATAGGATATCCACCGGTCGGAGGGGAACCTCCCGACGGTACCGCCTACGAGCTGGGCGACGAAGAGGTCGTGGCTGACGCAGAGCGTCAGCACGCCCTCCCGGGACAGGAAGGGGAGGATGACATCCATCATCCTCCGGACGCACTCCTCCAAGGGGTGCCATCCCTCTATGGGACGGCCGGAGAGGTTCCCGAGGACGGCGGTGGTGCCCGGCTCCCGGTACACGTGACCGGCGTAGCCGTCGAGGTACAGGGCGGTGCCGTAGCCCCCGACCTCCTCCCTCCTCTCCACGGGGAGGTCCCTCCCGAGGCCCTCCGCGACGGAGACGCAGGTGGAGACGCAGCGGGGGACGGGACTGGAGGAGAGGGAGACGTCGTAGCCCCTCAGGAGGGTGCCGAGGCGGCGGGCGTCCTCCCTCCCCCTGTCGGTGAGGTCGGTGACGCCGATGCCGTCGGAGTCCCTGAGGAAGTGGGCGGGGCGCTCCGCATGCCTGACGAAGGCGACGCAGGAGTCCCAGACGTGCTCCCCGAGGTCGGAGGTCCAGCGGGGGGTCCCCGGAGGGGACGCCTCCTCCGGGACTCTATACACGGGCGAGAACGTCCCGTCCTCCGCGAGGACGCCGTAGACGCCGTCCCTGTCGATCACGTTCAAGCCTCCGGAGGACGTCTTTTCCATGGGGGAGGCTATGAGGAGGATGGTTTAAAGGGTGGTGCCATCGGATGGGGAGGACTTCCCCATCCTCCTCCGCAGACGGTCCTCCGTATCGGAGATGGTCTCGAGGATCCCGTTGCAGACGGGGCACATGAAGATCCTCATCCCGCCGAAACGGCCCGTCTCGAAGCATCCCACCGTGTTGTCCTCCACGTACTTCTCCCTCAGGGCCCTCCGGTAGCCCTCCGGGTCGTCCTCGTAGTCCACCATGGAACGGAACCTCTCCGTGAGGGAGCGCATGCTGTCCGCATACTCGCCCACGGTCATCCCGTCGCCGAAGGCGGAGAAGAAGGCGCCGAGGACGTCCCGCTCGTAGGCGGTGAGGGGGATCCCGTCCGCGTCGGCGGACCTGTACCGGTCGATGTCCCAGGCGGAGAACGTACGGAGGAACTCCCCGTCCATGAGGACGAAGAGGTAGTCCCTGTTCTCCAGGGCGAAGGAGATGTCGCGGGAGGCCCTGGCACATCCGTCCAGGAAGTCCCTCATGACCGCCTTCTCGCGCCCGGTGGGGACGGCCCGGGCATGTACGTCGGCCAGGAAGCGGAGGCGGCGGTCGGAGGCCATGATGCTGTCGAAGTCGGCCTCGGCGTTCCGCCTCACGAAGTCGTTGAACTGCTCCACGGTGCGGCCGCAGACGTAACACTCCATGCCCAGGGGGGAAAGGGGGTCCGTCTCCTCGCGCAGGTCGCGGAAGTACTCCTCGCGGACGGCCCTCCGGCGGCGGTCCATCTCCTCGGAGACGGCCTCCAGACGACGGTACCCCTCGGGATCCCGCCCCCCGTCCTTGGACAGACGGGCCTTCATGCGGCCGTATTCCTTCTGCAGTTCGATGTCGTTCATCCGGGAGATGTCTGCCTCGTCCATGGGGACGTCTAGGGGGACGGGGATTTTAATGGATGCCCGCGTTGTATTTATAAACGGTATTTAAACAGTTTAAAAATACGGAGAGATCGTCAGAACCCTTGTCACAGTACGATGTAGTGGAGGATTATGTCCTCGTAACGTCCGTCCTTCGTGCGGAAACCGCCGGGGACGGTGCCCAGTTGGGAGAACCCCATCTTCCTGTAGAGGGCGAGCGCGGGGGCGTTGGTGGCCACGACGGCGTTGAACTGGATTATGCGGAACCCCTTCTCCCGGGCCGTCTCCTTGGAGTCGGCCACGAGGAGGCTCCCCACATGTCTCCCGCGGACGTCGGGACGGACGGCGTAGCTGCAGTTGGCGATGTGCCCGCAGCGGCCGACGTTGTTGGGGTGGAGGATGTAGAGCCCCAGGACCTCGCCGGTGTCGGTGTCGGCGGCGACGCCGGTGTACGACTGGGATTGGAAGAACTCCACGGCCTCGGGCACGGTGAGGGTCTCCTCCTGGGGGAAGGCGTCGCCTTCCTCGACGACGGAGTTCCAGACAAAGGCCGCCTGCTCCGCGTCGGAGGGACGGAAGGACCTTACTTCGATGGACATGATGTGACGGGGAGGAGGGAGGATGGCTTAAATGTAGCCTCGGCGGGAGGGGTGTTCGAGGACCTCGAGGGTGACGGAGAACCTGCACCCGCAGACGCATTGGTAGACCTCGACATGCGCCCCGTCCTCGTCCCGGCAGGACTTGAGGTCGGATGTGTCACGGCCGCCGCAGAAGGGACAATCACAAATAACAACGCCAGTCATAAGCAGGCAAACGTGTTACAGAAATATAAAATAAAAGAAATAGTTTACTCAGAGGTCAAACCATCAATTTTCCACGATTTTCCATAGCCATGTAGAAGGCCTTATGAATCACCTGGTCATATGATATGTCGCCATATTGTTCTTCGAAGGTACTGTATGCAATCTCTACAACATTTTTTCTAAAGAATAAAATCATATATCTTGCAATATCCTCAATATTGCTTACATTCAGATTGTCTTCGAATACAACGTTTATAACATATGCCAATCTTTCAATAACTGGAACTCCTGATTCATCCATAATATCAAGATAATATCCATTCTTTCCAGTTTTAGAGAATATGGATCTTGTTAATCTGGGCATAGAATCAGTATGACGTATAATGTCACTACTACGATCTTCTATGCTAGATGACGATTTATATGTGTTTATCGGATCTGTTTTGATGATGCAATTGGTATGTAAAAATGTACTCATCTCTTGGAACAGACCCCACCACCTGTCACGAAGATCATCCTCTACGCGCATCGAAATTAATGCCTGTTTACTGTATGTTCTCGATGCGATAGCTACTGCAAGAACTACTTTTAACTTATCATTGAGATGTTCTTCTTTTGACAGGGTTTTAAAATAATCTCTATCAATTAAGTCTATGAGCACATCATTTCCAATGATATCTTTCTCGCAAAACCAAACCCCTTTCGCAGTTAACACATAATGCCCAAGGCTAGGGCCATTCCTTATCAAGCCAAGATTCTTCAAACATTCAGCCTCATTGGAAGTCATGACAACTTCTTCCGATTTTCTCAATGCTTCTGAACGAGAATTGGCACTAGATCTAAAAAGATAAAATAGCAGGGAGTTTCCATATTTTTTCAGATCTAGGCCACCCTGACAGGATGAATACATGACTTGAACAAGTGATTCTAGATTATCATCCATTTTATTGTCCAAAAGAAGTCACCTTTCTTTCATCGGAGGGCATATTCATCATACCGACCATTAATTTTCCCTGTTTCTGCAACTCAACGAATTTCTCAAATATGTCCTCCTGGGTCTTATTGGTCATCGTTGATACCTCATCAAATAAAGCAATTATTGGGCGGTCATCGTCAGTCTGAAGTTTAGACATCAAATAATTACGTTGGTTCAAACCAGTGCTTATCTGTCTAAGTCTAAGAATTGTCCCATCTGTAGCAGTAATTATATCGTCCACAGTATTCACATATCTTATTGGATATGTATCTTGACCATATCTAACAAACCCCACACGTTTTCCCAGATATGTCCAAACGGACTTGAAAAATGGATCCTCAGGGTCATATGGTCCATATGACTTTTTTTCAACTTGAGTCAACATCTTCATATCTTTATCAATTATGCCCTTTAATGCCATAAGAGATGTTGAAATTTTATTCAGAGCATTGATGTGCTCAGCGTATGGACTCTTTTCAACATTTTCCATTTTGGAAATATACGCTCTGAAAGCACCAATGCGCTCCGTATTTTTCTTTTCAGATTCGATGGCACTCTTATACTCTTTCTCTTCAGAAGACATTGCATTGAATATATCAGAAACCTGGGCCCGATCGTATACATGACCTAGTTCTGCATTAGCCTTGCTTTGCTCTGTTGCATAGTTGGATAAATCTACACCAAATTTAGATGCCTCTGAACAAATTGTAGTCAACTCATTCTTAGCATTACGCCACTTCCTTTCTTCAGACTCGACTCTAAATTTATCATAGTATTGTTCACCAACATCCTCTTTTACAGGAGGTTTTAATTTTCCAACCTTGCCGTCGATATCGATAAGAGTTGTCCGGATTTTACCTACTTTTTCTAAAATCCTTTTAGAAGATGAAACAACACCAATAGATCTACTTTGTACCTGATAATCCCTTTCCAACTTAGACAGAAGATTATTAAGAGACCCAAGATCTGGAATGTTAATATTCTCATTCTCATATTTTCTCAAAACATTGATTATATCGAGCATTGCATTGATTGTAGAATTCTCTTCGTGGATGTCTTCGACAGATATTTCTCTCTCGATTTTAGAAATTGCATCAAAGTATTTTACTGGAACAGATTTTTTTGCAATTACTTCACCAATGTCAAACTCGGAAATAACTTCAAATGCTTCAGAAACACTCAGATTTCCTAAAGCTGAAACATCACGACTCAATTGAGCGATTTGTGCAGAACTTAGTGGAATTGCGGCAACCCTGATAGCAGCAATATCTGCATCATAACTCTTCTTGATATCTTGGGGGCGTGTTTTTTTCTTTTCTTCCTCTTTTTTAACAAAATCATATGTTCTTTTCAAATCATCCGCTTTTTTATTAGCATCCCTTATACGAATTGCATAATACAATTTGGCAAGGTTCTGATATTTCTTTTTCTTATTTTCACAATCAACATCTTTTCCATTGTTTTTATCATACTTTTCCACTTCAGCCCTATATTGTTTCAATAACTCTTCATCGGGACCGTTGCTTATGTCATAAATCAAATGATCAACAGTAGACTGAAATGAATTTAATTT
The nucleotide sequence above comes from Candidatus Methanomethylophilus alvi Mx1201. Encoded proteins:
- a CDS encoding histidine phosphatase family protein — its product is MEKTSSGGLNVIDRDGVYGVLAEDGTFSPVYRVPEEASPPGTPRWTSDLGEHVWDSCVAFVRHAERPAHFLRDSDGIGVTDLTDRGREDARRLGTLLRGYDVSLSSSPVPRCVSTCVSVAEGLGRDLPVERREEVGGYGTALYLDGYAGHVYREPGTTAVLGNLSGRPIEGWHPLEECVRRMMDVILPFLSREGVLTLCVSHDLFVAQLVGGTVGRFPSDRWISYLDGILVCRRGEETYVVWEGEEHPYAGPLPAADISPASPPRRVVLPPSGPLPEVRFSAPGDIVWAGPPSDGKSLLVDSRGYFRHVRADGYPVYGRTYDWAGDFRDGVAPVAVEGVGATFVTDFGDLLHNRWFREVRGYREGVAAVRDGKGWFHIGMDGEPLYPERYDSVTDAEGGRCLCTSGGVAVERILAPVSDEPMGP
- a CDS encoding GNAT family N-acetyltransferase, translated to MSIEVRSFRPSDAEQAAFVWNSVVEEGDAFPQEETLTVPEAVEFFQSQSYTGVAADTDTGEVLGLYILHPNNVGRCGHIANCSYAVRPDVRGRHVGSLLVADSKETAREKGFRIIQFNAVVATNAPALALYRKMGFSQLGTVPGGFRTKDGRYEDIILHYIVL
- a CDS encoding exonuclease SbcC, whose amino-acid sequence is MIDYDYRLTIDMGTKKPTYVPDDEYKGPLKNIFRIEGPNMSGKSTLMNLIAISAFGLKNKSVNKVLQKHLDDMVHDKSTELTFCVNIVDPVSGRAIRATRNSPDADILIEDSDDGKNFSPISDDSFSRKYNLIYDIPDNPIDRLADISHEISVIHQNCSSKLNSFQSTVDHLIYDISNGPDEELLKQYRAEVEKYDKNNGKDVDCENKKKKYQNLAKLYYAIRIRDANKKADDLKRTYDFVKKEEEKKKTRPQDIKKSYDADIAAIRVAAIPLSSAQIAQLSRDVSALGNLSVSEAFEVISEFDIGEVIAKKSVPVKYFDAISKIEREISVEDIHEENSTINAMLDIINVLRKYENENINIPDLGSLNNLLSKLERDYQVQSRSIGVVSSSKRILEKVGKIRTTLIDIDGKVGKLKPPVKEDVGEQYYDKFRVESEERKWRNAKNELTTICSEASKFGVDLSNYATEQSKANAELGHVYDRAQVSDIFNAMSSEEKEYKSAIESEKKNTERIGAFRAYISKMENVEKSPYAEHINALNKISTSLMALKGIIDKDMKMLTQVEKKSYGPYDPEDPFFKSVWTYLGKRVGFVRYGQDTYPIRYVNTVDDIITATDGTILRLRQISTGLNQRNYLMSKLQTDDDRPIIALFDEVSTMTNKTQEDIFEKFVELQKQGKLMVGMMNMPSDERKVTSFGQ